The window AAAATACCAGAATCCAGATATAAAAAAAATATGGACTTATTTAATGAATTATTAGATATCGATTCATTTATAAGCCAACCGGTAAGACAGCTAAGTCTTGGGCAAAGGATGAGAGCTGATATTGCAGCAGCTTTGCTCCATGATCCAGAAATCATATTTTTTGATGAACCGACCATAGGACTGGATGTTATCGCAAAAGAAAAGGTGCGGGAGTTTATCAGGTACATAAACCAAGAAAAAGGTACAACCATGCTCTTTACTACTCATGACATGCAAGATATTGAAAAGACCTGCCAGAGAATGATAATTATTGATCAGGGTGTGACAATATACGATGGCACGGTAGAAGAAATAAAAGAAAAGTACGGCACCAACAGAACCCTGCAGGTAGATTTTTCTGAGAATGTTGAAAAAATAGATATACCCGGAATACAGGTAATTGAAGATAAGGGAAGCAAAAAGAGATTTAAATTCCATAAAGATGAAATCCAAATATCCAGTCTAATAAATGAATTAACTCAAAAATATTCTATTGTGGATCTGACAGTTCAAGAACCTGAAATTGAAGG of the Ruminiclostridium papyrosolvens DSM 2782 genome contains:
- a CDS encoding ABC transporter ATP-binding protein — protein: MPFIEVNNLVKDYKLNVRKKGLIGSLQSLLVPEYKMKRAVDDISFSINKGEMVGFIGPNGAGKSTTVKMLTGILVPTSGSITIDGLCPYKERKRNAMRLGVVFGQRTQLWWDLPVIDTFELLKYIYKIPESRYKKNMDLFNELLDIDSFISQPVRQLSLGQRMRADIAAALLHDPEIIFFDEPTIGLDVIAKEKVREFIRYINQEKGTTMLFTTHDMQDIEKTCQRMIIIDQGVTIYDGTVEEIKEKYGTNRTLQVDFSENVEKIDIPGIQVIEDKGSKKRFKFHKDEIQISSLINELTQKYSIVDLTVQEPEIEGIIREIYQGGIKFDESLLGVR